In Sporomusaceae bacterium FL31, one genomic interval encodes:
- a CDS encoding RNA polymerase sigma factor, giving the protein MKKVDRIESTESFANLDEFIAKHQRYIYNLAFRLCGNTEDADDLTQETFLKAIQNYDKFRGEASVRTWLSRITINRFLDSKRREHPHQSINLGIIPCADGDPERIIIRKEMQWCIVHTLLHHVPEDYKVVLVLREIYQYSYRKTAEILQITVGAVKSRLHRGRLYFHNHLIKSGCVKYVKDYTCYCEVAEKL; this is encoded by the coding sequence GTGAAAAAAGTAGATAGGATCGAGTCTACCGAAAGTTTTGCTAACTTAGATGAATTTATTGCAAAGCACCAACGTTATATTTATAATCTTGCATTTCGTCTATGCGGCAATACTGAAGATGCCGATGACTTAACTCAAGAAACATTTTTAAAAGCAATACAAAATTATGATAAATTTCGTGGAGAAGCTAGTGTTCGTACTTGGTTAAGTCGGATTACAATAAATAGATTTCTTGATTCTAAACGTCGAGAACATCCGCATCAATCAATTAATTTAGGGATAATACCTTGTGCGGATGGCGATCCTGAAAGAATTATTATCCGTAAAGAAATGCAATGGTGTATTGTTCATACGTTGTTACACCATGTTCCGGAAGACTATAAAGTAGTTTTAGTACTGAGGGAAATATATCAATATAGCTATCGCAAAACTGCAGAAATTCTACAAATAACGGTTGGGGCGGTAAAATCGCGTTTGCACCGTGGTAGATTATATTTTCATAATCATTTAATAAAATCGGGTTGTGTTAAATATGTTAAAGATTATACTTGTTATTGCGAGGTGGCTGAAAAGCTATGA
- a CDS encoding dipeptide epimerase has translation MINHVIPKIRELQVRAVLVPMQVPHRTASGVVSESPLVLTDIITEDGIIGHSIVFTYTSAALKPTADLIKNLEPLLIGEDLAPSEIEQKLAKKFRLLGTQGVVGIALAAIDMALWDAIARTHKTSLVHLLGFSAKPIPAYGAIGYDGAVGSAKVAEDWAKQGFRGVKAKIGYPTVQEDLAVVRAIRKAVGDEIAIMVDYNQCLTASEAVARMRVLDEEGLTWVEEPTLAHDYASHALVARESKTAIQSGENWWGILDMRHAILAQAADLMMPDVMKIGGVTGWLRAAALAQAHGIKLSNHLWPEISAQLLCATPTAHWLEYTDWWNPIVAEPLKIDQGMAIVDASTLGTGVSWNEQAVGRFTI, from the coding sequence ATGATTAATCATGTAATCCCCAAAATTCGAGAATTACAGGTACGGGCGGTGCTAGTACCAATGCAGGTTCCCCATAGAACTGCTAGTGGAGTAGTTTCTGAATCACCATTAGTGCTGACTGACATAATTACTGAAGATGGAATTATTGGCCATAGTATTGTGTTTACGTATACTTCGGCAGCATTGAAACCTACGGCAGACCTCATTAAAAATCTTGAGCCCCTCCTAATTGGTGAAGATCTTGCTCCGAGCGAAATAGAACAGAAACTTGCTAAGAAATTTCGACTGTTAGGTACTCAAGGGGTTGTTGGAATTGCCCTTGCTGCTATTGATATGGCACTTTGGGATGCGATTGCGAGGACTCATAAAACATCGCTGGTTCATTTGCTTGGCTTTAGTGCAAAACCAATTCCAGCCTATGGAGCTATTGGGTACGATGGTGCTGTAGGCTCTGCAAAGGTAGCGGAAGATTGGGCAAAGCAGGGATTCCGTGGTGTAAAAGCTAAAATAGGATATCCAACGGTACAAGAGGATTTAGCTGTTGTGCGTGCAATACGCAAAGCAGTGGGGGATGAAATTGCGATCATGGTGGACTACAACCAATGCTTGACAGCATCTGAGGCAGTGGCGCGAATGAGAGTTCTTGATGAGGAGGGACTGACTTGGGTTGAGGAGCCGACATTAGCGCATGATTATGCTAGTCATGCACTAGTTGCACGCGAATCAAAGACTGCCATTCAAAGCGGTGAGAACTGGTGGGGTATTCTCGATATGCGGCATGCGATTCTTGCTCAGGCAGCAGATTTGATGATGCCTGATGTGATGAAGATTGGTGGTGTTACAGGTTGGTTACGTGCGGCTGCTCTGGCACAGGCACATGGTATTAAGTTATCTAATCATTTGTGGCCGGAGATTAGTGCTCAACTCTTGTGTGCAACCCCAACTGCTCATTGGCTGGAATATACAGACTGGTGGAATCCTATAGTTGCCGAACCTTTGAAGATTGATCAAGGCATGGCAATTGTGGACGCCTCAACACTTGGAACTGGGGTTTCATGGAACGAGCAAGCTGTGGGTAGATTTACTATCTAA
- the dinF gene encoding DNA damage-inducible protein F translates to MKTGALLTMANHKRFLALAVPLTITTLTTPLLGVVDTAIMGRLPQAAYIGGVSLGVLIFNTVYWLLGFLRVSTSGFSAQANGLRDRQANTITLLRPLMLATLLGLILVALQQPVKTAAFRLMSPNETLTAIAANYYDIRIWGAPFALINYVIAGWLMGMEKIRLSLWLQVALNVLNMILAVIFVVVFGMTTDGVALATLIAEVGSAIIGLTLIACTGMANLEDISLAVLFDVKALAAMMKVNGDLLVRTACLLAVFNSFAAYGLRYGEIILAANAVLLQLHYVLAYFLSGFANAGTVLVGKALGEKNKSLYISTIGLTALWGGCTALVLAAFTWLGREWLIGFFTINVEVQRVALAHIAWVAMFPVVAFWGLQLYGVFTGAIVSVPIRNSMLYSLVCYSLLLCLAVPVLDNHGIWLAFIGFSLSRSLFLWAYLPKLHRWVRESFV, encoded by the coding sequence ATGAAAACTGGAGCGCTGCTAACGATGGCTAATCATAAGCGCTTTCTTGCTTTGGCGGTGCCACTAACCATCACCACTCTCACCACACCTCTTTTGGGTGTGGTGGATACCGCGATAATGGGCCGCTTGCCACAAGCAGCCTATATCGGCGGTGTATCGCTAGGGGTATTGATTTTCAATACTGTGTACTGGCTGCTCGGTTTTCTTCGAGTCAGCACTTCAGGCTTCAGTGCTCAGGCAAACGGTCTTCGTGACCGGCAGGCCAATACGATAACTTTGCTCAGACCGCTAATGCTGGCTACATTACTGGGACTGATATTGGTAGCGTTGCAGCAACCAGTTAAAACAGCAGCCTTTCGCTTGATGTCGCCCAATGAAACTTTGACGGCAATTGCCGCCAACTATTATGACATACGGATTTGGGGGGCGCCTTTTGCCCTTATCAATTATGTAATTGCTGGCTGGCTAATGGGAATGGAAAAAATACGCTTGTCCCTATGGCTGCAGGTTGCTTTAAATGTACTTAATATGATTCTAGCTGTAATTTTTGTCGTCGTATTCGGTATGACCACTGACGGTGTGGCGCTTGCCACTCTGATTGCCGAGGTGGGATCGGCGATAATTGGTTTAACTTTGATTGCGTGCACAGGAATGGCTAATCTGGAAGACATTTCTCTTGCTGTCCTTTTTGATGTAAAAGCCTTGGCGGCGATGATGAAGGTCAACGGGGATCTTTTGGTCAGAACAGCCTGTCTATTAGCGGTATTTAACAGCTTTGCCGCCTATGGTCTACGTTATGGCGAGATCATTCTGGCAGCCAATGCCGTCCTACTCCAACTGCATTATGTATTGGCCTATTTTCTTAGTGGCTTTGCTAACGCAGGAACCGTTTTGGTTGGTAAAGCGCTGGGCGAGAAGAACAAAAGCCTATATATCAGCACAATTGGGTTGACCGCTTTGTGGGGTGGTTGTACGGCGTTGGTGCTGGCAGCGTTTACCTGGCTTGGTCGGGAGTGGTTGATTGGCTTTTTTACCATCAATGTTGAGGTACAGCGAGTGGCACTGGCTCATATCGCTTGGGTGGCTATGTTTCCAGTGGTCGCCTTCTGGGGTCTGCAGCTCTACGGAGTTTTTACCGGCGCGATCGTATCGGTACCCATTCGCAACTCTATGCTATATTCACTTGTATGTTATTCTCTATTACTATGCTTGGCCGTGCCAGTGCTTGACAATCATGGGATATGGCTTGCTTTTATTGGGTTTAGTCTGAGCCGTTCTCTTTTTCTCTGGGCGTATTTACCCAAACTTCATAGATGGGTCAGGGAGAGTTTTGTTTAA
- a CDS encoding N-acetyltransferase: MDAEKVEIRKIDNRDIASVQNFLFRQLTDLFAHDGQRAVTDDVWGLAKLYIEPVRNQMWAAISPEGAVIGTIAICEYNDRIAALKGRYPEETTAEIGRCYIDKTLRRQGLGAKLLEIAEAFCRDQGYKMIYLHTHHFLPGGFHFWQKQGFQVTLDEGGSYELVHMEKNLTV, translated from the coding sequence ATGGACGCCGAGAAGGTAGAGATTCGGAAGATTGACAATCGAGATATTGCCAGTGTGCAGAATTTCTTGTTTCGGCAGCTTACAGACCTCTTTGCTCATGACGGACAACGCGCGGTTACTGATGATGTCTGGGGGCTGGCCAAGCTGTACATTGAGCCGGTGCGCAATCAGATGTGGGCTGCGATTTCGCCGGAGGGCGCCGTTATTGGAACGATTGCGATCTGCGAGTATAATGACCGGATTGCTGCACTGAAGGGGCGCTATCCCGAAGAGACAACGGCCGAAATCGGACGCTGCTATATTGATAAGACGCTCCGGCGTCAGGGGCTTGGCGCGAAGCTGTTGGAAATCGCGGAAGCCTTTTGCCGGGATCAGGGATACAAAATGATTTATCTTCATACCCACCACTTTTTGCCGGGTGGTTTTCATTTCTGGCAGAAACAGGGCTTCCAGGTTACCCTGGATGAAGGCGGATCGTATGAGCTTGTACATATGGAGAAGAATTTAACTGTTTGA
- a CDS encoding peptide ABC transporter ATP-binding protein, with product MSVDKEPILTIEHVVKRFPVADGRLLTACDNVSLSLQKGETLGVVGESGCGKSTLVKLIMHLHTPTSGSICYRGEDLTRLTGERLRQSRRYIQMVFQDPTQAFNPKMKIRDILCEPLYNFKLVKDRDAGKKAAELLRMVELPEEFADRYPGNMSGGQRQRIGIARALALEPEVLVCDEATSALDVSVQKKIVELLVQIQQEKKLAMIFICHDLALVSKICHRVAVMYLGNIVEVLSGDALQEAKHPYTKALLQAVFPVVAKGRTIVRPLEGEIPSPLALPPGCPFQSRCPKCMEVCRKDKPVLEELSSGHRAACHLLKT from the coding sequence ATGTCAGTTGACAAGGAGCCCATTCTGACAATTGAACATGTTGTAAAGCGTTTTCCGGTAGCTGACGGGCGTCTCCTAACAGCCTGCGATAATGTGTCGCTGTCGCTGCAAAAAGGCGAAACGCTCGGAGTTGTAGGAGAAAGCGGCTGCGGTAAGAGTACGTTGGTTAAGTTGATCATGCATCTGCATACGCCGACAAGCGGCTCCATTTGTTACCGGGGCGAGGATTTGACTCGGCTTACGGGAGAGCGGCTGCGTCAAAGCCGGCGGTATATCCAGATGGTGTTTCAGGATCCGACGCAGGCCTTCAATCCGAAGATGAAGATCAGGGATATTCTCTGCGAGCCGCTTTACAATTTTAAACTGGTTAAAGATCGGGATGCAGGTAAAAAGGCGGCAGAGCTTTTACGCATGGTGGAATTGCCGGAAGAATTTGCTGACCGCTACCCCGGCAATATGAGTGGTGGACAGCGGCAACGTATCGGGATTGCCCGGGCGCTGGCGCTGGAACCGGAAGTCCTCGTCTGCGATGAGGCAACCAGTGCATTGGATGTATCGGTACAGAAAAAAATCGTAGAGCTATTAGTCCAGATACAACAAGAAAAAAAACTCGCAATGATTTTTATCTGTCATGATCTGGCCCTGGTCTCGAAGATTTGCCATCGCGTTGCCGTGATGTATCTTGGCAATATCGTAGAAGTATTGTCTGGCGATGCGCTGCAGGAGGCGAAGCATCCTTATACCAAGGCACTACTACAAGCGGTTTTTCCGGTGGTAGCAAAAGGACGTACCATAGTACGCCCATTAGAGGGCGAGATACCAAGCCCGCTTGCCTTGCCGCCGGGGTGCCCATTTCAAAGCAGGTGCCCGAAATGTATGGAAGTATGCCGGAAAGACAAACCGGTGCTTGAGGAACTGTCATCAGGACATCGCGCGGCCTGCCATTTGTTAAAGACTTGA
- the oppD_2 gene encoding peptide ABC transporter ATP-binding protein has translation MLLEVSELSVSYAEREMVRNVNISLDEGEVLAIVGESGSGKTTVIRAILGCLPHEGRVSGGKIIFEGKDLLENTPAEWHSLCGTKAAMVFQDSGSMLDPIRRIGRQFIEYICEHSPITKAEAARAAEDMLQKMHLPNPETIMKSYPFELSGGMRQRVGVAMAMFFKPRLLLADEPTSALDVTTQAQVVKEMMDICQKDKTAIIIVTHNIGVAAYMSDKLIVMQDGEIVESGRTDDIIAEPQSPYTKELLAAVPQVGGANYVS, from the coding sequence ATGTTACTAGAGGTATCGGAACTTTCAGTATCCTATGCGGAGCGTGAAATGGTCCGGAATGTGAATATATCGCTCGATGAGGGCGAGGTCCTTGCAATTGTAGGTGAAAGCGGTAGTGGCAAAACGACGGTTATCCGTGCGATTCTTGGCTGCCTGCCGCATGAAGGCCGTGTCAGCGGCGGAAAAATTATCTTTGAAGGCAAAGACCTATTGGAGAATACTCCTGCTGAGTGGCACAGTCTCTGCGGTACAAAGGCTGCCATGGTTTTCCAGGACAGCGGCAGCATGCTTGATCCTATTCGTCGTATTGGCCGTCAGTTTATTGAGTATATTTGTGAACACTCGCCGATTACAAAAGCTGAAGCAGCTAGAGCGGCAGAGGATATGCTCCAAAAGATGCACTTGCCTAATCCAGAGACTATCATGAAAAGCTATCCGTTTGAACTGAGCGGTGGTATGCGTCAGCGTGTCGGCGTAGCAATGGCGATGTTTTTTAAGCCGCGTCTTTTGCTGGCTGATGAGCCGACATCGGCGCTGGATGTGACAACACAGGCGCAGGTGGTAAAAGAAATGATGGATATTTGCCAAAAAGATAAAACGGCAATCATTATTGTTACACACAATATCGGTGTGGCCGCGTATATGTCGGATAAGCTTATTGTCATGCAGGATGGCGAAATCGTAGAGTCCGGCAGAACGGATGATATTATCGCCGAACCGCAGTCGCCATATACCAAGGAGCTTTTGGCCGCCGTGCCGCAGGTTGGAGGAGCAAATTATGTCAGTTGA
- a CDS encoding peptide ABC transporter substrate-binding protein: MKRLGRLTWVLMILCLSAVLLTGCGGEKESDTKTLKIGVTNFAASLEPTENYFGWVVMRYGIGESLTKFDEKMNVQPWLAESWQISTDHLTWTFKIKDGIKFSNGKPLDAAAVKDSLERAFAKNKRAATFFKYKEMKADGQTLTILTEKPEPSMPGFLADPLFLIVDVSAEPARDFAKEGPIGTGPYMCKSFVKEKAVLVKNPNYWDGPVPYETVEIPSIDDPNTRAMALQSGEVDMAVNIAAGDIGLFNDKTKFNVDRIASLRTVLARINQKGVLGDSKVRAAFISACNRKAYNEVVLKGTFIEGKAPVPPSMDYGFDQLKDPNGYNIDRSKQLLAEAGWTDSDGDGILEKNGNKLTVDFVVYNSRAELPIYAEAVQADAKKVGFDVKIKTVDYNLIDKMGINGEYGLLISNITTANTGDPEIFLNWYWRTNNGDNPQNGSGYSNPALDAKLAELSSEFDRQKRRKLIIDSQQIIMNDGAALFLGYPETNIISSTKIEGARMYPSDYYWLTNKIKPAKK; the protein is encoded by the coding sequence TTGAAACGATTAGGAAGATTAACTTGGGTGCTTATGATCCTTTGCTTGTCGGCTGTGTTGCTGACCGGCTGCGGCGGTGAGAAAGAATCTGACACGAAGACCCTAAAAATTGGTGTAACCAACTTTGCGGCCTCGCTTGAGCCGACGGAAAATTATTTTGGCTGGGTTGTCATGCGCTATGGTATTGGGGAGAGTCTTACGAAATTTGATGAAAAAATGAATGTGCAACCTTGGTTGGCAGAAAGTTGGCAAATTAGCACCGACCATCTGACTTGGACTTTTAAAATTAAAGACGGCATTAAATTCTCCAACGGCAAGCCGCTGGATGCGGCTGCTGTTAAAGATTCGTTAGAGAGAGCGTTTGCCAAGAACAAGCGGGCGGCTACTTTCTTCAAGTATAAGGAAATGAAGGCAGACGGTCAGACACTGACTATCCTTACGGAAAAGCCGGAGCCTAGCATGCCGGGCTTTCTGGCTGACCCTCTGTTCTTAATTGTGGACGTTTCGGCTGAACCGGCACGGGATTTTGCAAAGGAAGGCCCGATTGGCACCGGCCCGTACATGTGCAAGTCCTTTGTCAAGGAAAAGGCAGTACTGGTCAAAAACCCTAATTATTGGGACGGTCCAGTGCCTTACGAGACGGTAGAAATTCCGTCCATTGATGATCCGAATACACGAGCGATGGCACTGCAGTCCGGTGAAGTAGATATGGCAGTCAATATTGCGGCAGGCGATATTGGTTTATTTAACGATAAAACTAAGTTTAATGTCGATAGAATTGCTTCGCTGCGTACCGTATTGGCCCGAATTAATCAAAAAGGCGTTCTGGGTGATTCAAAGGTTCGCGCCGCTTTTATCAGTGCCTGCAATAGAAAGGCCTATAATGAAGTTGTTCTAAAGGGTACCTTTATTGAAGGTAAAGCTCCGGTTCCACCGTCAATGGATTACGGTTTTGACCAGCTTAAGGATCCTAACGGCTATAATATTGATCGTTCCAAGCAGCTTTTGGCAGAAGCCGGCTGGACAGATAGCGATGGTGACGGAATTTTAGAAAAGAACGGCAACAAGCTGACGGTAGACTTTGTTGTGTACAACAGCCGCGCCGAATTACCGATTTATGCAGAGGCTGTACAGGCTGATGCGAAAAAGGTTGGCTTTGACGTTAAAATCAAGACAGTGGACTACAATCTGATTGATAAAATGGGCATCAATGGTGAATACGGCCTCCTGATTTCCAATATCACAACTGCCAATACCGGTGATCCGGAAATCTTCCTGAACTGGTACTGGCGGACAAACAACGGTGACAATCCGCAGAATGGTTCCGGCTACAGCAATCCGGCTCTGGATGCGAAGCTTGCGGAGCTTTCTAGCGAATTTGATCGGCAGAAGCGCCGGAAGCTCATCATTGATAGTCAGCAGATTATCATGAATGACGGAGCAGCTCTATTCCTGGGCTATCCGGAAACCAACATTATCAGCTCAACTAAGATCGAAGGAGCGCGGATGTATCCTTCCGACTACTACTGGCTGACCAATAAGATTAAGCCAGCTAAAAAATAA